One segment of Sander vitreus isolate 19-12246 chromosome 20, sanVit1, whole genome shotgun sequence DNA contains the following:
- the ncmap gene encoding noncompact myelin-associated protein produces MQASTVSPGTNTTVPSNTNTTTKTKEQILIQSSGAMIAVIVIGIIILLTILLLILKTYNRRTHVSRVLGASGGSKPRPKMSQSTVPSSMPLSTMGVNSVSGSISNLNPASENGFQLPRMELISVEGNHIEQCSTISESTAITIHNSPSMRNT; encoded by the exons ATGCAAGCTTCAACTGTCTCACCTGGGACCAACACTACAGTAccttcaaacacaaacaccactaCAAAGACCAAAGAACAAATACTCATCCAGA gtTCTGGGGCAATGATCGCTGTCATCGTCATAGGTATCATCATCCTTCTTACCATTCTCCTGCTCATCCTGAAGACATACAACAG GCGGACACATGTATCCAGAGTCCTGGGAGCCAGCGGTGGCTCCAAACCTCGTCCGAAGATGTCACAATCCACAGTTCCGAGCAGCATGCCGCTGAGCACCATGGGAGTCAACTCTGTGTCGGGCAGCATCTCCAATTTAAACCCAGCTTCAGAGAATGGCTTCCAGCTGCCCAGAATGGAGCTGATCAGTGTGGAGGGAAACCACATAGAGCAATGCAGCACCATCAGTGAATCCACTGCGATAACCATACACAATTCTCCATCAATGAGAAACACATAG